One Haloterrigena salifodinae DNA window includes the following coding sequences:
- a CDS encoding sodium:calcium antiporter produces the protein MVEDLLEGVIEGQGTWFAVVVLVVGAVVLTYSVEKLISYLTRAAMGFGVSIFALAIVFTGLEFDDTAVALVFSAGGLEDAALGTALGTALAITGITLAVAAIARPFPVDVPRDYLVLFALSPLLLVPFVLAGTLTTVHGLLLVAAFAALLGYVVVRESQRDVPVFRDSEIAERIEADGGVPLEEVSLAELDSRTVLEEIPEDRFVTDAAYEAAFWLGLSVLALGGLVVGSIMLQASSEVLVESWGIEETVFGATVLTLVLTFENLLLTIEPVRRGIPEIGIGHVVGSVIFSVTANVGVIAFVAEVTIPPAVLVFHLPAVIVLTAVAAAVIASGRLRRGHGYALAGLYVAYWLVAIFAFGGVPIPG, from the coding sequence ATGGTCGAAGACCTCCTCGAGGGCGTCATCGAGGGACAGGGGACGTGGTTCGCGGTCGTCGTGCTCGTCGTCGGGGCGGTCGTCCTCACCTACAGCGTCGAGAAACTCATCAGCTACCTCACGCGGGCGGCGATGGGTTTCGGCGTCTCCATCTTCGCGCTGGCGATCGTCTTCACCGGCCTCGAGTTCGACGACACCGCCGTCGCGCTGGTCTTCAGCGCCGGCGGCCTCGAAGACGCGGCGCTCGGGACCGCGCTCGGGACCGCGCTGGCGATCACCGGAATCACGCTGGCGGTCGCCGCGATCGCGCGGCCGTTTCCAGTCGACGTCCCCCGCGATTACCTCGTGTTGTTCGCGCTCTCGCCGCTTCTTCTGGTCCCGTTCGTCCTCGCGGGAACGCTCACCACCGTCCACGGGCTCCTCCTCGTCGCGGCGTTCGCCGCGCTGCTGGGCTACGTCGTCGTCCGGGAATCCCAGCGCGACGTCCCGGTGTTCCGGGACTCGGAGATCGCCGAGCGCATCGAGGCCGACGGCGGCGTCCCGCTCGAGGAGGTCAGCCTCGCGGAGCTCGACAGTCGAACGGTCCTCGAGGAGATTCCCGAGGACCGCTTCGTCACGGACGCCGCTTACGAGGCTGCCTTCTGGCTCGGGCTGTCGGTGCTCGCGCTCGGCGGACTCGTCGTCGGATCGATCATGCTGCAGGCGAGCTCGGAGGTACTTGTCGAGTCGTGGGGGATCGAGGAGACGGTCTTCGGGGCGACGGTGCTGACGCTGGTGTTGACGTTCGAGAACCTCCTGCTGACGATCGAACCGGTCCGCCGGGGGATTCCGGAGATCGGCATCGGCCACGTCGTCGGGAGCGTGATCTTCTCCGTCACGGCCAACGTCGGGGTCATCGCGTTCGTCGCCGAGGTGACGATTCCACCGGCCGTGCTCGTCTTCCACCTGCCCGCGGTGATCGTCCTGACCGCCGTCGCTGCAGCCGTGATCGCCAGCGGCCGGCTCCGACGGGGCCACGGGTACGCCCTCGCCGGGCTGTACGTCGCCTACTGGCTCGTCGCGATCTTCGCGTTCGGCGGCGTTCCGATCCCCGGATAG
- a CDS encoding GlcG/HbpS family heme-binding protein, producing the protein MVESVRLETAKEIIDAAEQRAEEIDNPMVIAVSNSEGNLIAQHRMDGAWLASVDISRNKAYTAAALDMPTHDLADPTRPGESLYGLQNTNQGKMVIFGGGYPLERDGNIVGAIGVSGGEVEQDMDVAESGVDRFDEHSS; encoded by the coding sequence ATGGTTGAGTCAGTGCGACTCGAGACGGCGAAGGAGATCATCGACGCGGCCGAACAGCGAGCGGAAGAGATCGACAATCCGATGGTGATCGCGGTCTCGAATTCCGAGGGCAACCTTATCGCCCAACACCGGATGGACGGCGCGTGGCTCGCGTCGGTCGATATCTCGCGGAACAAGGCCTACACGGCGGCCGCTCTGGACATGCCGACGCACGATCTGGCCGATCCGACTAGGCCGGGCGAATCGCTGTACGGCCTGCAGAACACCAACCAGGGAAAGATGGTCATTTTCGGCGGTGGCTACCCGCTTGAGCGGGACGGCAACATCGTCGGGGCGATCGGCGTTAGCGGCGGCGAGGTCGAGCAAGACATGGACGTCGCGGAGTCTGGCGTCGACAGATTCGACGAACACTCTTCGTAA
- a CDS encoding glutathione-independent formaldehyde dehydrogenase, translated as MDAVVYQGPQEVAVESVDEPEIEHENDVIVDITTTCICGSDLHMYEGRTSADPGIVFGHENMGNVIETGDAVTSLEEGDRVVMPFNVACGFCRNCENGYTGFCTNVNPGFAGGAYGYVAMGPYKGGQAEKLRVPYADFNALKLPEGDEHEDAFALLADIFPTGWHGTRLANLQPGESIAIFGAGPVGLMAAYSAKIQGASEIYVVDRVESRLDLAEDHCDARPINFEESDPVEQIKDAHGGGVDNGVDAVGYQAIDPETDPGDDAYDPARENPAVVLNQLIKAVRPTGELGIPGLYVPSDPGAPDEMAAQGRLGIDFGKLFEKGLKLGTGQCNVKEYNRELRDMIIEGRADPSWVVSHRVDLDRAPEMYEKFDEREEGVIKVLLEP; from the coding sequence ATGGACGCCGTCGTCTATCAGGGACCGCAGGAGGTAGCCGTCGAGTCGGTCGACGAGCCCGAAATCGAACACGAGAACGACGTTATCGTCGATATCACGACGACGTGCATCTGTGGATCGGACCTCCACATGTACGAAGGGCGGACCTCGGCCGATCCGGGGATCGTCTTCGGTCACGAGAACATGGGCAACGTGATCGAGACCGGCGACGCCGTCACGTCGCTCGAGGAGGGCGACCGCGTCGTGATGCCGTTCAACGTCGCCTGCGGGTTCTGTCGCAACTGTGAGAACGGGTATACCGGGTTCTGTACCAACGTCAACCCCGGCTTCGCCGGCGGCGCGTACGGCTACGTCGCGATGGGACCGTACAAGGGCGGACAAGCCGAGAAACTCCGGGTCCCCTACGCCGACTTTAACGCGCTGAAACTGCCGGAGGGAGACGAGCACGAGGACGCCTTCGCGCTCCTCGCGGACATCTTCCCGACGGGGTGGCACGGCACCCGACTCGCGAACCTGCAACCCGGCGAATCGATCGCGATCTTCGGGGCCGGTCCCGTCGGCCTGATGGCCGCCTACAGCGCCAAGATCCAGGGCGCGTCGGAGATTTACGTCGTCGACCGCGTCGAGAGCCGCCTCGACCTGGCCGAGGACCACTGCGACGCCCGCCCGATCAATTTCGAGGAGAGCGATCCAGTCGAACAGATCAAGGACGCACACGGCGGCGGCGTCGACAATGGCGTCGACGCGGTGGGGTATCAAGCGATCGACCCCGAGACGGATCCGGGTGACGACGCATACGATCCGGCCCGAGAAAACCCCGCGGTCGTGCTCAACCAGCTCATCAAGGCCGTCCGACCGACCGGCGAACTCGGGATCCCGGGGTTGTACGTCCCGTCGGATCCCGGCGCGCCCGACGAAATGGCGGCCCAGGGGCGACTCGGTATCGACTTCGGCAAACTCTTCGAAAAGGGGCTGAAGTTGGGCACCGGCCAGTGTAACGTCAAGGAGTACAACCGGGAGCTACGGGACATGATCATCGAGGGACGCGCCGACCCAAGCTGGGTCGTCTCCCACCGCGTCGACCTCGATCGTGCTCCGGAGATGTACGAGAAGTTCGACGAGCGCGAGGAGGGCGTCATCAAGGTCTTACTCGAGCCGTAG
- a CDS encoding CobW family GTP-binding protein, giving the protein MTENGLIPVTVVTGYLGAGKTTLINHVLSNPGGRRVAVIVNDMGEINVDADRIARENDEDGIVDLSNGCICCRLQGDLLEEARRLAERRTFDYLLVESSGISEPIPVAQVFTEGTDDSDVDPTTLFRLDTMVTVLDTYGFWKEFDAGERLPEEAQPDADRPLSEVLVEGIEFCDVLLLNKSDMVPEDVLEEIEAVVETLQPRAKRLRTSYCEVDPDIVLDTGRFDFESAKRSQGWKRHLRGEGHDHGDGPDAHNGERTAAEMHGVSSFVFRSDRPFHPERLAAWLEDWDGAIVRAKGVCYVADREDVIGVSQAGPSVRAGPIGEWRPDDDRRTQLVFIGREMDEERIREELEACVIEGDEAAEIEPSVNPFPL; this is encoded by the coding sequence ATGACAGAGAACGGCCTAATTCCCGTCACCGTCGTCACCGGCTACCTCGGTGCTGGAAAGACGACGCTGATCAATCACGTGCTGTCGAACCCGGGCGGACGGCGGGTGGCGGTGATCGTCAACGACATGGGAGAGATCAACGTCGACGCGGACCGCATCGCGCGGGAAAACGACGAGGACGGGATCGTGGACCTCTCGAACGGCTGTATCTGCTGTCGGTTACAGGGGGATCTCCTCGAGGAAGCACGGCGGCTGGCGGAGCGCCGAACGTTCGACTATCTGCTGGTCGAGTCCTCAGGGATCAGCGAACCGATTCCCGTGGCGCAGGTGTTCACCGAAGGGACCGACGACAGCGACGTGGATCCGACGACCCTGTTTCGGCTGGACACGATGGTGACCGTCTTGGATACGTACGGGTTCTGGAAGGAGTTCGACGCCGGAGAGCGGCTTCCGGAGGAGGCACAACCCGACGCCGACCGGCCGTTGAGCGAGGTCCTCGTCGAGGGGATCGAGTTCTGCGACGTCTTGCTGCTCAACAAGTCCGATATGGTCCCCGAGGACGTCCTCGAGGAGATCGAAGCGGTGGTCGAGACCCTCCAGCCGCGAGCGAAACGGCTCCGAACGAGCTACTGCGAGGTCGATCCGGACATCGTCCTCGACACCGGTCGGTTCGACTTCGAGTCGGCCAAGCGCTCGCAGGGCTGGAAACGTCACCTGCGTGGCGAGGGCCACGATCACGGAGACGGGCCGGACGCCCACAACGGAGAGCGCACCGCTGCCGAGATGCACGGCGTCTCGTCGTTCGTCTTCCGGTCCGACCGACCGTTTCACCCGGAGCGACTCGCGGCCTGGCTCGAGGACTGGGACGGCGCGATCGTCCGCGCCAAGGGCGTCTGTTACGTCGCGGACCGCGAGGACGTGATCGGCGTCAGTCAGGCCGGCCCGTCCGTCAGGGCCGGACCGATCGGCGAGTGGCGGCCCGACGACGACCGGCGCACCCAACTGGTGTTCATCGGCCGAGAGATGGACGAAGAGCGGATTCGCGAGGAACTCGAGGCATGCGTGATCGAGGGCGACGAAGCGGCGGAGATAGAACCGTCGGTCAATCCGTTTCCGCTATGA
- a CDS encoding ArsR/SmtB family transcription factor yields the protein MSLIEVLGNGTRLEILRELSRGPKYVSELAEAVGMDGTSAIHHLSTLEDADLVEWYMRGNRKYYRLTRSLELRIAPPPERTFVLQADEIDASDPPDR from the coding sequence ATGTCCCTGATCGAGGTACTGGGCAACGGGACCCGACTCGAGATTCTGCGCGAACTCTCCCGGGGGCCGAAGTACGTCTCCGAACTCGCCGAGGCGGTCGGCATGGACGGAACGAGCGCCATCCACCACCTCTCGACGCTCGAGGACGCCGACTTAGTCGAGTGGTACATGCGCGGCAACCGGAAGTACTACCGACTCACGCGGTCGCTCGAGTTGCGGATCGCGCCGCCGCCGGAGCGGACGTTCGTCCTCCAGGCCGACGAGATTGACGCGTCGGATCCGCCCGATCGGTGA
- a CDS encoding amphi-Trp domain-containing protein: protein MSDRVTLPEDRDRDRRTITDGFFEREVYLSREETAAFLRELADQLEADTRVTVAGSTWEIPFEYRDPVEVEIEFASKRERELEIELEFTERGEGSDLSVR from the coding sequence ATGTCCGATCGAGTCACGCTCCCGGAGGATCGCGACCGCGACCGGCGGACGATCACCGACGGGTTCTTCGAACGAGAGGTGTACCTCTCGCGGGAGGAAACGGCCGCCTTCCTCCGGGAACTCGCCGATCAGCTCGAGGCCGACACGCGGGTGACGGTGGCGGGGTCGACGTGGGAGATCCCCTTCGAGTACCGCGACCCGGTCGAGGTCGAGATCGAGTTCGCGAGCAAGCGCGAGCGCGAACTCGAGATCGAACTCGAATTCACCGAACGTGGCGAGGGATCAGACCTCTCCGTCCGCTGA
- the fdhF gene encoding formate dehydrogenase subunit alpha: MSSDQQEHHDPVKTICPYCGVGCGIQIQQGDDPGDVQFMPWGDAPVNEGRICIKGGAATEVIDHEDRLTEPQIKEDGEFREATWEEAYEYVVDELERIRAEYGPDATGFFGSSKTMNEENYLLQKLARRYGTNNVDNCTRMCHASTVWALRTSLGAGAMTNSMRDLREECDLFWIQGANPGEQHPIANSQYFRQAVLEGATVIQVDPHANKTTRSFQIDETERHQHLQLNPGTDIPLLNIVLKTILEHHEENPDDGWIDEAFVEERTEGFDHLKETLEDFDKEAAAEECGLPLEAIELAAEKYAAADNAAIFTGMGMSQHACGVDNVQNEINLALITGNIGRPGTGVNPLRGQNNVQGTCDVGAMPNVLPGYQLVDDDEARESVEDVWGFEIPDEPGLTNVEISYAAGDSIHGLYVMGENPVMSEPDANSVAERLKELEFVVVQDIFPTETAEYADVLLPATTWAERGGTVTNTDRRVQRMRGVEKVHENTKHDLEILSEVGTRLFDEGFDFDDPEDVFEELRQVCPSYHGMTYDRLGDEGVHWPCYEPGDEGDPFLYEEEFETESGLGHIEGVDHTPPAETPDDEYPLILTTARLEEHYNTGTMSTRSPTLNRQTPENFVDVHPADAERYGIGDGEYVRLQSRRGEITLEAHVTEDTKEGVVWTTPHFAAASANRLTNHVLDERAKIPEYKAAAAEIEVDVEPLGETADPAADD; this comes from the coding sequence ATGTCCAGCGATCAGCAAGAGCACCACGATCCGGTCAAGACGATCTGCCCGTACTGCGGCGTCGGGTGTGGCATTCAAATTCAACAGGGCGACGATCCCGGCGACGTCCAGTTCATGCCGTGGGGCGACGCGCCGGTCAACGAGGGCCGTATCTGCATCAAGGGCGGCGCGGCGACGGAAGTGATCGACCACGAAGACCGGCTCACCGAACCGCAAATCAAGGAGGACGGTGAGTTCCGGGAGGCGACGTGGGAGGAGGCCTACGAGTACGTCGTCGACGAACTCGAGCGGATCCGCGCCGAGTACGGTCCGGACGCGACGGGCTTCTTCGGCTCCTCGAAGACGATGAACGAGGAGAACTACCTCCTCCAGAAGCTCGCGCGCCGGTACGGCACGAACAACGTCGACAACTGCACGCGGATGTGTCATGCCTCGACGGTCTGGGCGCTGCGGACCAGTCTGGGCGCCGGCGCGATGACCAACAGCATGCGCGACCTCCGCGAGGAGTGCGACCTGTTCTGGATCCAGGGCGCGAACCCCGGCGAGCAACACCCCATCGCTAACAGCCAGTACTTCCGGCAGGCCGTCCTCGAGGGCGCGACCGTCATCCAGGTCGATCCGCACGCGAACAAGACGACGCGGTCGTTCCAGATCGACGAGACGGAGCGCCACCAGCACCTTCAGTTGAACCCAGGCACCGACATTCCACTGCTGAACATCGTCCTGAAGACGATCCTCGAGCACCACGAGGAGAACCCCGACGACGGCTGGATCGACGAGGCGTTCGTCGAGGAGCGCACGGAGGGGTTCGACCACCTGAAGGAGACGCTCGAGGACTTCGACAAGGAGGCCGCGGCCGAGGAGTGCGGCCTTCCGCTCGAGGCGATCGAACTCGCGGCGGAGAAGTACGCCGCGGCCGACAACGCGGCCATCTTCACGGGGATGGGGATGAGCCAGCACGCCTGCGGCGTCGACAACGTCCAGAACGAGATCAACCTGGCGCTGATCACCGGAAACATCGGGCGTCCCGGGACCGGCGTCAACCCGCTTCGCGGCCAGAACAACGTCCAGGGGACCTGCGACGTCGGCGCGATGCCGAACGTCCTCCCGGGCTACCAGCTGGTCGACGACGACGAGGCCCGCGAGTCCGTCGAGGACGTCTGGGGGTTCGAGATTCCGGACGAGCCGGGACTGACGAACGTCGAGATCTCCTACGCGGCCGGCGACTCGATCCACGGACTGTACGTCATGGGCGAGAATCCCGTGATGAGCGAGCCCGACGCCAACAGCGTCGCCGAGCGGCTGAAAGAACTCGAGTTCGTCGTCGTCCAGGACATCTTCCCGACCGAGACCGCCGAGTACGCCGACGTGCTCCTCCCGGCGACGACCTGGGCCGAGCGCGGCGGCACCGTCACCAACACCGACCGCCGCGTCCAGCGCATGCGCGGCGTCGAGAAAGTTCACGAGAACACGAAGCACGACCTCGAGATCCTCTCGGAAGTGGGAACGCGGCTGTTCGACGAGGGATTCGACTTCGACGACCCCGAAGACGTCTTCGAGGAACTCCGCCAGGTCTGCCCGAGCTACCACGGGATGACCTACGACCGCCTCGGCGATGAGGGCGTCCACTGGCCCTGCTACGAGCCGGGCGACGAGGGCGATCCGTTCCTCTACGAGGAGGAGTTCGAGACCGAAAGCGGGCTGGGCCACATCGAGGGCGTCGATCACACCCCGCCCGCCGAAACCCCGGACGACGAGTACCCGCTGATCCTCACGACCGCGCGCCTCGAGGAACACTACAACACGGGGACGATGAGCACCCGATCGCCGACGCTCAACCGCCAGACGCCGGAGAACTTCGTCGACGTCCATCCGGCCGACGCCGAGCGCTATGGGATCGGGGACGGCGAGTACGTCCGGTTGCAGTCCAGGCGCGGCGAGATCACGCTCGAGGCCCATGTCACCGAGGACACCAAGGAGGGTGTCGTCTGGACGACGCCGCACTTCGCGGCCGCTTCCGCGAATCGACTCACCAATCACGTCCTCGACGAGCGGGCGAAGATCCCCGAGTACAAGGCCGCCGCCGCCGAGATCGAGGTCGACGTCGAACCGCTCGGCGAGACGGCCGATCCGGCGGCCGACGACTGA
- a CDS encoding aldehyde ferredoxin oxidoreductase family protein, whose protein sequence is MTELGGFQDNVARIDLSDGEVNYESIDDEDAEKYIGARGLGVKYVFEQGPDVDPLGPDNLLAFMNGPLSGTQVTMSGRIAICTKSPLTGTVTDSHHGGWSGARLKWSGFDGLLFEGQADEPVYAFVEDGEVELRDASHLWGKGVHETRDTIEEEVEGAFGKNLSIMAIGHAGENLVRFGNIMNEDDRASGRGGTGCVAGSKNLKAVVVKSGTKMPKPADKETFMEGHQQAMQAIQESEVTAPNEGGLSMYGTNVLMNITEEMDGHPTKNGVYTSGNAYNESEADRPHDLDADRISGENVRENILVDEPTCHSCPVACKKEVEVDVMHKGEDMNIRMESYEYESAWALGTNSANDDRDQIALMIDRCNDFGMDTIDTGNMLAMAMEMSEKGYVDEDVNWGDTEQMVEMIERIAHRNGDLPDGLAEGAEGAAERFDAHDCRLDVKGETIAAYDPRCLKGMGIGYATSNRGACHLRGYTPAAEILGIPEKVDPYEWEGKGELTAQFQDLHAISDSFDICKFNAFAEGIEEYVTQYNGMTGRDVTEDELLEAGERIYNLERYYNNLVGFDGSDDSLPERFLEDGIHGQGASEGEYCELEEMKAEYYDHRGWVDGVVPDEKLDNLGIDIGPGTGVSAGDSGAAAPGDD, encoded by the coding sequence ATGACTGAACTCGGCGGATTCCAAGACAACGTCGCACGTATCGATCTGAGCGATGGGGAGGTGAACTACGAGTCGATCGACGACGAAGACGCGGAGAAGTATATCGGGGCGCGTGGCCTCGGCGTAAAGTACGTCTTCGAACAGGGCCCCGACGTCGATCCGCTCGGTCCCGATAATCTACTAGCGTTCATGAACGGGCCGCTTTCGGGGACGCAGGTGACGATGAGCGGTCGGATTGCCATCTGCACGAAATCGCCGCTGACGGGCACCGTCACGGACAGCCACCACGGCGGCTGGTCGGGCGCCCGGCTGAAGTGGTCCGGCTTCGACGGCCTGCTGTTCGAGGGACAGGCCGACGAGCCGGTATACGCCTTCGTCGAGGACGGTGAGGTCGAACTCCGGGACGCCTCCCACCTCTGGGGGAAGGGCGTCCACGAGACCCGCGATACAATCGAGGAGGAGGTCGAAGGGGCCTTCGGCAAGAACCTCTCGATCATGGCGATCGGTCACGCAGGCGAGAACCTCGTTCGCTTCGGGAACATCATGAACGAGGACGACCGGGCCTCCGGTCGCGGCGGCACCGGCTGTGTCGCCGGCTCGAAGAACCTCAAGGCGGTGGTCGTCAAGTCCGGGACGAAGATGCCTAAACCGGCGGACAAGGAGACGTTCATGGAGGGCCACCAGCAGGCGATGCAGGCCATCCAGGAGTCGGAGGTCACCGCACCGAACGAAGGCGGCCTCTCGATGTACGGGACCAACGTCCTCATGAACATCACCGAAGAGATGGACGGTCATCCGACGAAGAACGGGGTCTACACCTCGGGGAACGCCTACAACGAGAGTGAGGCCGATCGACCGCACGACCTCGACGCCGACCGCATCAGCGGCGAGAACGTCCGCGAGAACATCCTCGTCGACGAACCCACCTGTCACTCCTGTCCGGTCGCCTGCAAGAAGGAGGTCGAAGTCGACGTGATGCACAAGGGCGAGGACATGAACATCCGGATGGAGTCCTACGAGTACGAGTCCGCCTGGGCGCTCGGGACGAACTCCGCCAACGACGACCGGGATCAGATCGCCCTCATGATCGACCGCTGCAACGACTTCGGGATGGACACCATCGACACGGGCAACATGCTCGCGATGGCCATGGAGATGAGCGAAAAGGGGTACGTTGACGAGGACGTCAACTGGGGCGATACCGAACAGATGGTTGAAATGATCGAGCGCATCGCCCACCGCAACGGCGACCTCCCCGACGGGCTCGCGGAGGGCGCCGAGGGCGCGGCCGAGCGGTTCGACGCCCACGACTGCCGACTGGACGTCAAAGGCGAGACCATCGCCGCCTACGATCCCCGCTGCCTGAAGGGGATGGGCATCGGCTACGCCACCTCGAACCGCGGTGCCTGCCACCTGCGCGGGTACACCCCCGCTGCAGAGATTCTGGGCATCCCCGAGAAGGTCGATCCCTACGAGTGGGAGGGGAAGGGCGAACTCACCGCCCAGTTCCAGGACCTCCACGCGATCTCGGACAGCTTCGACATCTGCAAGTTCAACGCCTTCGCGGAGGGCATCGAGGAGTACGTCACCCAGTACAACGGGATGACCGGCCGCGACGTCACCGAAGACGAACTGCTCGAGGCGGGCGAGCGCATCTACAACTTAGAGCGCTACTACAACAACCTCGTCGGCTTCGACGGCAGCGACGACTCGCTGCCCGAGCGCTTCCTCGAGGACGGCATCCACGGTCAGGGCGCTTCGGAAGGCGAGTACTGCGAACTCGAGGAGATGAAGGCGGAGTACTACGACCACCGCGGCTGGGTTGACGGCGTCGTCCCCGACGAGAAACTGGACAATCTCGGCATCGATATCGGCCCCGGCACGGGCGTCTCCGCCGGCGATAGCGGCGCTGCGGCACCGGGCGACGACTGA
- a CDS encoding DUF998 domain-containing protein codes for MATERSDVRIHEPRGDNQWLTGLVFFALAAQFMTVSMLAASMAPGYDFTQGAISDLGVIDETAPLFNASLVAAGALNLVGGALFYRAHGARWILAVYVLAAIGATGAGVIPLDSGDLHGLFALAAFLGFNLEAIASGTRIAGPMKAISVLAGLVGIAFVTVMAVGDAGNPAVFGPIGHGGAERLIVYPPMLWLLAFGGYLLAEPSIDAAAD; via the coding sequence ATGGCGACCGAACGGTCCGATGTCAGGATCCACGAGCCGCGGGGTGACAACCAGTGGCTCACCGGACTCGTGTTTTTCGCGCTCGCGGCGCAGTTCATGACCGTCAGCATGCTCGCCGCGTCGATGGCGCCGGGCTACGACTTCACGCAGGGAGCGATCAGCGATCTCGGCGTGATCGATGAGACGGCGCCGCTGTTCAACGCGTCGCTGGTTGCCGCCGGCGCGCTGAACCTCGTCGGCGGCGCCCTCTTCTACCGGGCTCACGGGGCGCGGTGGATTCTGGCCGTCTACGTCCTCGCCGCCATCGGGGCGACCGGCGCGGGCGTCATCCCGCTCGACAGCGGGGATCTCCACGGGCTGTTCGCGCTCGCGGCCTTCCTCGGGTTCAATCTCGAGGCGATCGCCAGCGGGACTCGCATCGCCGGCCCGATGAAGGCGATTTCGGTCCTCGCCGGACTCGTCGGAATCGCCTTCGTAACGGTGATGGCGGTCGGGGACGCCGGCAATCCGGCCGTCTTCGGTCCGATCGGCCACGGCGGCGCGGAGCGGCTGATCGTTTACCCGCCGATGCTGTGGCTGCTGGCCTTCGGCGGCTATCTGCTTGCCGAGCCGTCGATTGACGCTGCCGCGGACTGA
- a CDS encoding metal-dependent hydrolase yields the protein MMATTHVFAGLALAAAVAVVAPQFAVVVASAAIVGGLFPDFDLYAGHRKTLHFPVYYGALAVPASLAAVLVPTTVTVGLAVFLLAAGLHSASDRFGGGLELKPWRATSERAVYSHYHGRWLAPRRWIRYDGAPEDLLLASALSVPALLVFEGSIRTAALVLLAISVGYTFVRKPLVSVAQRLLERAPDAVLSVAPDRLLPLEDESERTAD from the coding sequence ATGATGGCCACGACCCACGTCTTCGCGGGACTCGCGCTCGCTGCCGCCGTCGCTGTCGTCGCGCCGCAGTTCGCGGTCGTCGTCGCGAGCGCGGCGATCGTCGGGGGACTGTTCCCCGACTTCGACCTCTACGCGGGCCACCGGAAAACGCTCCACTTCCCCGTCTACTACGGCGCGCTCGCGGTTCCCGCGAGCCTCGCCGCCGTCCTCGTCCCGACCACTGTGACCGTCGGCCTCGCCGTCTTCCTGCTGGCCGCCGGATTGCACTCCGCGAGCGATCGGTTCGGCGGCGGCCTCGAGCTAAAACCCTGGCGGGCGACCTCCGAGCGGGCGGTCTACAGCCACTACCACGGCCGCTGGCTCGCGCCCCGTCGGTGGATCCGCTACGACGGCGCGCCGGAGGACCTCCTCCTCGCGAGCGCCCTCTCGGTCCCCGCTCTACTGGTCTTCGAAGGATCGATTCGGACGGCCGCGCTCGTCCTTCTCGCTATTTCAGTGGGCTACACGTTCGTGCGAAAACCGCTCGTCAGCGTCGCCCAGCGGCTCCTCGAGCGCGCGCCGGACGCCGTCCTCTCGGTCGCGCCGGACCGGTTGCTCCCGCTCGAGGACGAGTCCGAGCGGACGGCCGATTGA
- a CDS encoding ArsR/SmtB family transcription factor — MSATNSPKQGWPATDDSIDAGAVLGALDDDACRAILEATSEESLTATELSEQCDIPMSTAYRKVEKLTEAELVEERVRINTSGKHATEYRKSFDDVHVSIDDGEVAIELTKPEAETDASANYAVADD; from the coding sequence ATGTCCGCTACGAACTCACCTAAGCAAGGATGGCCCGCAACCGACGACTCGATCGACGCCGGCGCCGTGCTCGGCGCGCTCGACGACGACGCTTGCCGAGCCATCCTCGAGGCGACGAGCGAGGAGTCGCTGACCGCGACGGAACTGTCCGAGCAGTGCGACATCCCGATGTCGACGGCCTACCGGAAGGTCGAGAAGCTAACGGAGGCCGAACTGGTCGAGGAACGAGTCCGGATCAATACCTCCGGCAAGCACGCGACCGAGTACCGCAAGTCCTTCGACGACGTGCACGTCTCGATCGACGACGGGGAGGTCGCGATCGAGCTGACGAAGCCGGAAGCCGAAACCGACGCCAGCGCGAACTACGCCGTCGCCGACGACTGA